Proteins encoded together in one Neobacillus sp. FSL H8-0543 window:
- a CDS encoding VOC family protein, with protein MRFHHLAIEVNDLETSSAFYQDYLGLQEERRMIFDDEELIFLVRNDFRLELIFSGPQQQSTPQAVHLCFEVDRIGDIVNRFAKRGRAPLEGPYVLENGWKTVFYEGPDHEVLEFLQIEP; from the coding sequence ATGCGTTTTCACCATTTAGCGATTGAGGTAAATGATTTAGAGACATCTTCGGCTTTTTATCAGGATTATCTTGGTCTTCAGGAAGAAAGACGAATGATCTTTGATGATGAGGAACTCATATTTTTAGTAAGGAATGATTTTCGCCTTGAACTCATTTTTAGTGGGCCCCAGCAACAAAGTACTCCCCAGGCTGTTCACCTATGTTTTGAGGTTGATAGAATAGGAGACATAGTCAATCGGTTTGCTAAGCGAGGCAGAGCACCTTTGGAGGGTCCTTATGTCCTTGAAAATGGCTGGAAAACGGTGTTTTACGAGGGGCCAGATCATGAGGTGCTTGAGTTCTTACAGATTGAACCATAG
- a CDS encoding S-adenosylmethionine:tRNA ribosyltransferase-isomerase, producing MMGATAFDFCLPSNLNASQPPERRGLRRDHVKMMVLDKLTGEVRHDQFFRLANYLKRGDLLVLNNSRTIPAVLHAKVLREKKLIKDKVEIRLARRRAEETWEVLIVADEVIQGDTLEFSSELSATVIAYPDNSPLKTIQFSSKGTELFNSIYSLGEPVRYEYITNNWELDYYQTVFASQPGSVEMPSAGRAFSWELLFNLQRKGIELDFIQLHTGLSYLLDEEFELSPTNNYEEYQLTESTVEKVVKTKLAGGRVIAVGTTVVRALESAVMTGRLSGITNLYITKSYPLKWVDGIITGFHEPKASHLDMLTAFVPQDKLWNAYDDAIKNNYLWHEFGDMNLII from the coding sequence ATGATGGGAGCAACCGCGTTTGATTTCTGCCTTCCTTCTAATTTAAATGCCTCACAGCCTCCTGAACGACGAGGGCTAAGAAGGGATCATGTGAAGATGATGGTTCTCGATAAGTTAACAGGGGAGGTTAGGCATGACCAATTTTTCCGGCTGGCTAATTATCTAAAGCGTGGAGATTTGCTTGTATTAAACAACAGTCGAACTATACCTGCGGTTCTTCATGCCAAGGTGCTAAGGGAGAAAAAGCTAATCAAGGATAAGGTAGAGATTCGCTTAGCGAGGCGTCGTGCGGAGGAAACTTGGGAGGTGCTAATTGTTGCAGATGAAGTTATACAAGGTGATACTCTGGAGTTTTCATCCGAACTATCTGCGACTGTCATCGCCTATCCAGATAACAGCCCGTTAAAAACAATCCAATTTTCCAGTAAAGGAACAGAATTATTTAATAGTATTTATTCTCTTGGCGAACCGGTTCGCTATGAGTATATCACTAATAACTGGGAGTTGGATTACTATCAAACCGTTTTTGCCAGCCAGCCTGGATCTGTCGAGATGCCTTCTGCGGGCAGAGCCTTCAGCTGGGAACTGCTCTTCAACCTGCAGCGTAAAGGTATTGAGCTTGATTTTATCCAGCTTCATACCGGTCTAAGTTATTTGCTGGATGAAGAGTTTGAACTTTCACCGACTAATAATTATGAAGAATATCAGCTTACTGAAAGTACTGTAGAGAAGGTCGTGAAGACAAAATTGGCGGGTGGAAGGGTGATAGCTGTTGGAACAACAGTAGTAAGAGCTCTGGAGAGTGCTGTGATGACCGGCAGATTATCCGGTATCACAAATCTTTATATTACCAAAAGCTATCCGCTGAAGTGGGTAGATGGAATTATCACGGGGTTCCACGAACCAAAGGCCAGCCATCTTGACATGCTGACGGCTTTTGTACCACAGGATAAATTATGGAATGCGTATGATGATGCGATTAAAAATAACTACCTATGGCATGAGTTTGGAGATATGAATTTAATCATATAA
- a CDS encoding SDR family oxidoreductase, whose product MINSKVVMITGASKGLGRALTLAFAKEGARLAICSRSSKELLAVKAEAVAFGAEVLAVLADISLVRDVERFVAMAEEAYGKIDVLINNASILGPSPMPLLLDYPEADFAEVLRVNTISPFLVARRVIPGMLQRNLGSIINLTSEAGNVGYAGWGAYGISKFAVEGLTETWADELASTNVRVNMVDPGEMDTEMHRLAVPECDYPLAKPEEVVGVFLYLASEKSSGINGQRYEAQEFTGGEG is encoded by the coding sequence ATGATAAATAGTAAAGTTGTCATGATTACCGGTGCATCCAAGGGATTAGGAAGGGCATTGACATTAGCTTTTGCAAAAGAAGGGGCGCGGTTAGCCATTTGTTCAAGGTCATCCAAAGAGTTGCTGGCAGTAAAAGCTGAGGCTGTAGCTTTCGGTGCTGAGGTGCTAGCTGTTTTAGCAGATATTTCGCTAGTAAGAGATGTGGAAAGGTTTGTTGCAATGGCCGAGGAGGCTTATGGAAAAATTGATGTCCTGATAAATAATGCATCCATTCTGGGACCAAGTCCAATGCCGTTATTGCTTGATTATCCTGAAGCCGATTTTGCTGAAGTATTGAGGGTAAATACTATTTCGCCGTTTTTAGTGGCAAGGAGAGTGATTCCAGGAATGCTCCAGCGTAATCTAGGCTCTATCATTAATTTGACATCAGAAGCTGGGAATGTTGGCTATGCTGGCTGGGGCGCTTACGGTATTTCAAAATTTGCAGTCGAAGGGCTCACCGAAACCTGGGCTGATGAATTAGCCTCAACAAATGTTCGTGTGAACATGGTTGACCCTGGAGAAATGGATACGGAAATGCATCGATTGGCTGTTCCTGAGTGCGATTATCCATTAGCTAAGCCGGAGGAAGTTGTTGGAGTTTTCTTATATTTAGCTTCAGAAAAATCATCAGGAATAAACGGCCAGCGATATGAAGCCCAGGAATTTACCGGGGGTGAAGGATGA
- a CDS encoding BofC C-terminal domain-containing protein, translating into MILTGSATQIDDYHDQQKTEPQQVTIILERVYLDGEISEEALHESYWSIENFWEKYDQWQLVEMDETKMVFRKIEDDISPLLKANGYFGITDNGVLTIFNGRPGRSRIIQSFFQIDVEKLESKIQAELLQGIPIKTKDRYVEVLETFKTYSIEE; encoded by the coding sequence ATGATTTTGACTGGTTCCGCCACGCAAATCGATGACTATCATGATCAGCAAAAGACGGAACCTCAGCAAGTAACAATAATCTTGGAAAGAGTATATCTTGATGGAGAAATAAGTGAGGAAGCACTCCATGAGTCATATTGGTCAATTGAGAACTTTTGGGAAAAGTATGACCAGTGGCAGCTAGTTGAAATGGATGAAACAAAGATGGTATTCAGAAAAATAGAGGATGATATCTCGCCGTTACTAAAGGCAAATGGCTACTTTGGGATTACCGATAATGGCGTATTGACGATATTTAATGGCAGACCAGGACGTTCAAGAATCATCCAATCCTTTTTTCAAATAGATGTAGAAAAGCTTGAAAGTAAGATACAAGCTGAGTTATTGCAAGGAATTCCAATAAAAACAAAGGATCGTTATGTAGAAGTACTGGAAACGTTTAAAACCTATTCGATCGAAGAATAA
- a CDS encoding YhcN/YlaJ family sporulation lipoprotein has protein sequence MKKKQWMIPLSAIIAVGLAGCANDDRASMNKDNKISGNPVGYYSNENHKESPNGYPTDNDGPLTEMMDHKVGIEDQENNRNRRNQLQERDENGNPPNPTKPLAKNDRGFFQRDNRFSTSDTNYHGHTNQRIGTTKTETDPEFQDNVTGKIKRRVAGIDNVQQVRSVVYGNSVTVSVELVNNKREDETVRAIRNAVKPYINGRTVQVITDDGAIGRDRNRNNDIQHEEHNK, from the coding sequence TTGAAAAAAAAGCAGTGGATGATTCCTCTTTCAGCCATAATTGCAGTTGGGCTGGCAGGTTGTGCAAATGATGACCGTGCTTCAATGAATAAAGACAATAAAATTTCAGGCAATCCGGTGGGCTACTACTCCAATGAGAATCACAAAGAAAGTCCGAATGGTTACCCTACGGATAATGATGGTCCTTTAACAGAGATGATGGATCATAAAGTAGGTATTGAAGACCAGGAAAATAATCGGAATCGTAGGAACCAGCTTCAGGAAAGGGACGAAAACGGCAATCCCCCAAACCCTACAAAACCGCTTGCGAAAAATGATCGAGGATTCTTCCAGCGGGACAATCGTTTTAGTACAAGTGATACGAACTATCATGGACATACGAACCAAAGAATTGGAACAACAAAAACTGAAACAGATCCAGAATTTCAGGATAATGTAACCGGGAAAATTAAACGGAGAGTAGCAGGCATAGACAATGTGCAGCAAGTGCGTTCGGTTGTTTACGGCAATAGTGTTACAGTTTCCGTTGAATTAGTTAATAACAAACGTGAAGATGAAACTGTAAGGGCGATTCGTAACGCTGTAAAGCCTTACATTAATGGCAGGACCGTCCAAGTTATCACTGATGACGGTGCAATTGGACGTGATCGTAACCGAAACAATGATATTCAACATGAAGAACATAACAAGTAA
- a CDS encoding phosphotransferase, giving the protein MTFNKKGDDDYFIRLLSYFRSHFREDIIEMVPFRKSVIMLKTTKNSYMIKGYQTNNRLKLQEAFIRTLRKEGFSNTYQFVRLPVDEMLYFDGHYFGGIEYIHPNKMPFTFQTQKSRQEGIELLEQFHQVTRNFESRYRTLLPQSTIIKKWKERTNLFATNLPTLKYFMHEKYLTEMLDWANWSINKMEESRSFYMNEPFVVLHGDVAHHNFLRDKRWKLHLIDFDLISIGPEVLDYLQYANRILPFIDWSFERLKSHRKFDTLLKEKAFLYALVFPADIFREWNRLIREKSYTDHQKYNQVMELTIGQFLLRKNFIDDIKRTL; this is encoded by the coding sequence ATGACTTTTAACAAAAAAGGAGACGATGATTATTTCATCCGTCTCCTCTCTTATTTTCGGTCGCATTTTCGAGAGGACATTATTGAAATGGTGCCGTTTCGTAAAAGTGTAATTATGTTAAAAACAACTAAGAATTCATATATGATCAAAGGGTACCAGACAAACAATCGGCTTAAGTTGCAAGAAGCTTTTATACGTACATTAAGAAAAGAGGGTTTTTCAAACACATACCAATTCGTAAGACTACCTGTCGATGAAATGCTCTACTTCGATGGACACTATTTTGGCGGCATCGAATACATCCACCCAAATAAAATGCCATTTACCTTTCAGACTCAAAAAAGCCGTCAAGAGGGAATTGAATTACTTGAGCAATTTCATCAAGTGACTAGGAACTTTGAATCTCGTTATCGAACACTTCTCCCCCAAAGCACGATTATTAAAAAATGGAAGGAAAGGACTAATTTATTTGCAACCAACCTTCCAACACTAAAATATTTTATGCATGAAAAATACTTAACGGAAATGTTAGATTGGGCCAATTGGTCTATAAATAAAATGGAGGAAAGTCGATCATTTTATATGAATGAACCTTTTGTTGTTCTTCATGGTGATGTGGCACATCATAATTTCTTGCGTGATAAACGGTGGAAGCTGCACTTAATTGATTTCGATTTAATTAGTATCGGCCCAGAAGTCTTGGATTATTTACAATATGCCAATCGAATTCTCCCCTTTATTGATTGGTCATTTGAACGATTAAAAAGTCATCGCAAGTTTGATACCTTGTTAAAGGAAAAAGCCTTTTTATACGCCTTGGTCTTCCCTGCAGATATTTTTCGGGAATGGAACAGACTGATCCGTGAAAAGTCCTATACGGATCATCAAAAATATAATCAAGTAATGGAGTTAACAATCGGACAATTTTTATTGCGAAAAAATTTCATCGATGATATTAAAAGGACACTTTGA
- the safA gene encoding SafA/ExsA family spore coat assembly protein: protein MKIHIVQKGDTLWKIAKKYGVNFEELKKMNSQLSNPDMIMPGMKIKVPTAGGTIKKEAPMGSTPETTINLGAKKEMPIAEHPFVKEKPIAAPKKEVPIKEVPIVKEKPIIKEVPIVKEKPIIKEVPIIKEAPKVPYQPKMPIKIAPEIDINNFYTVNMANIQPQLPPKPANILPQVKEVPKKEIPVPVAPIKEAPIVAPPPPIEQPVLQEEYCVPMTPVMPGPGYCPPMPCPPLPCPPPCPPFGGFQAPPVMPFPQVLGENMPGAPGMMPGMHPGPEMMPYQPSPAPTVVGASAMPYQMDDESSFMPQLPMTYPMQSQAPTLDPAHFGQMPVEYGQPAGYGQTPAGYGQTPAGYGQTPAGYGQTPAGYGQTPAGYGQTPAGYGQTPAGYGQTPAGYGQTPAGYGQTPAEFDHAPAGYDEMPFDFDESPIGAPVGSPLAANQGWFNPEAQGMQGMHMSNPGMGGSPMGMQMGNPGMGGSPMGMQMGNPGMSGPPMGMQMGNPGMGGPQMGMQMGHPGMGGPPMSGSQMGYPGMGGPQMGMQMGHPGMGGPPMSGSPMGHPGMGGPPMGGSQMGYPGMGGPPMGGSQMGYPGMGGPPMGGSQMGYPGMGGPPMGGSQMGYPGMGGPPMGGSQMGYPGMGGPPMGMGAPASYGQMPYGYPQMGPAPRVMGEQDFESPDRGVGQMPFMQQPYPAPGNIPVGAGGDCGCGAPGPAPMQPEFVPPTPPIYSAPYTGPMDMAQPPYMNPYGMGPMDGNQFGMQRYNDESNEYDF, encoded by the coding sequence GTGAAGATCCATATCGTACAGAAAGGGGATACCCTTTGGAAGATCGCCAAGAAGTACGGAGTGAATTTTGAAGAGCTGAAAAAGATGAATTCACAGCTCAGCAACCCTGATATGATTATGCCCGGTATGAAAATAAAAGTCCCAACAGCAGGTGGAACAATAAAAAAAGAAGCACCTATGGGGTCTACACCGGAAACTACAATCAATTTAGGCGCAAAAAAAGAAATGCCGATTGCTGAGCATCCGTTTGTCAAGGAAAAGCCGATTGCAGCTCCGAAAAAGGAGGTTCCAATCAAAGAAGTTCCTATTGTTAAAGAAAAACCAATTATCAAAGAAGTTCCTATTGTTAAAGAAAAACCAATTATCAAAGAAGTACCAATTATCAAAGAAGCACCTAAAGTACCTTATCAGCCGAAAATGCCAATTAAAATTGCTCCTGAAATAGATATAAACAATTTTTATACGGTAAACATGGCAAATATTCAACCACAACTGCCGCCAAAGCCTGCTAATATTCTCCCTCAGGTAAAGGAAGTACCTAAAAAGGAAATTCCTGTACCAGTTGCACCAATAAAGGAGGCACCTATCGTAGCACCGCCACCACCCATTGAACAACCAGTTCTACAAGAAGAATATTGTGTACCAATGACACCTGTCATGCCTGGACCTGGCTATTGCCCGCCAATGCCGTGTCCACCGCTACCATGTCCGCCGCCGTGTCCTCCTTTTGGAGGCTTCCAAGCACCACCAGTTATGCCATTTCCACAAGTGCTAGGAGAAAATATGCCAGGGGCACCAGGAATGATGCCAGGAATGCATCCAGGCCCTGAAATGATGCCGTATCAGCCAAGTCCAGCACCTACAGTGGTCGGTGCATCAGCAATGCCTTATCAAATGGATGACGAATCATCCTTCATGCCGCAATTGCCAATGACTTATCCAATGCAGTCGCAAGCACCAACTTTGGATCCTGCCCATTTTGGTCAGATGCCAGTAGAATACGGCCAGCCAGCAGGGTATGGTCAGACACCAGCAGGGTATGGTCAGACACCAGCAGGGTATGGTCAGACACCAGCAGGGTATGGTCAGACACCAGCAGGGTATGGTCAGACACCAGCAGGGTACGGTCAAACACCAGCAGGGTATGGTCAGACACCAGCAGGGTATGGTCAGACACCAGCAGGGTATGGTCAGACACCAGCAGGATATGGTCAAACTCCAGCGGAATTTGATCACGCCCCAGCAGGTTACGATGAAATGCCTTTTGATTTTGATGAAAGTCCGATAGGAGCCCCTGTAGGTTCACCATTAGCGGCAAATCAGGGCTGGTTTAATCCGGAGGCCCAGGGTATGCAGGGAATGCACATGAGCAACCCAGGAATGGGTGGATCGCCAATGGGAATGCAAATGGGCAACCCAGGAATGGGTGGATCGCCAATGGGAATGCAAATGGGCAACCCAGGAATGAGCGGACCACCAATGGGAATGCAAATGGGCAATCCAGGAATGGGCGGACCTCAAATGGGAATGCAAATGGGTCATCCAGGAATGGGCGGACCACCAATGAGTGGATCGCAAATGGGCTATCCAGGAATGGGCGGACCTCAAATGGGAATGCAAATGGGTCATCCAGGAATGGGCGGACCACCAATGAGTGGATCGCCAATGGGCCATCCAGGAATGGGCGGACCTCCAATGGGTGGATCGCAAATGGGCTATCCAGGAATGGGCGGACCTCCAATGGGTGGATCGCAAATGGGCTATCCAGGAATGGGCGGACCTCCAATGGGTGGATCGCAAATGGGCTATCCAGGAATGGGCGGACCTCCAATGGGTGGATCGCAAATGGGCTATCCAGGAATGGGCGGACCTCCAATGGGTGGATCGCAAATGGGCTATCCAGGAATGGGCGGACCTCCAATGGGAATGGGGGCACCAGCATCCTACGGTCAAATGCCTTATGGCTATCCGCAGATGGGTCCTGCACCACGAGTGATGGGAGAACAAGATTTTGAATCACCGGATAGGGGTGTAGGTCAAATGCCATTTATGCAACAGCCATATCCAGCACCAGGAAATATACCAGTAGGCGCTGGTGGTGATTGCGGCTGTGGTGCACCAGGACCAGCACCAATGCAACCGGAATTCGTACCTCCGACGCCGCCGATATACAGCGCACCCTATACAGGGCCAATGGATATGGCTCAGCCGCCATACATGAACCCGTATGGTATGGGACCAATGGACGGAAACCAGTTTGGTATGCAGCGTTACAATGACGAAAGTAATGAGTATGACTTTTAA
- a CDS encoding transcription repressor NadR: MSEQKKVLGEERRTLILQVLKDSTVPLTGSELATRTNVSRQVIVGDITLLKARNEPIIATSQGYLYFKQNSNSPIFERTIVCQHTPEETERELNLLVDHGVLVKDVKIEHSVYGDLTASVMVSNRQEVKQFLTNMKNSNASLLSELTNGIHLHTISASNTQALDKAEAALKAEGYLVEY, from the coding sequence ATGTCTGAGCAAAAGAAAGTATTAGGAGAAGAAAGGAGAACGCTGATTCTGCAAGTGTTAAAGGACAGCACGGTACCACTAACAGGAAGCGAGCTGGCAACGAGGACAAATGTGAGCAGACAGGTCATTGTCGGGGATATTACGCTGCTCAAAGCAAGAAATGAACCGATTATTGCCACGAGCCAAGGGTATCTCTATTTTAAGCAAAATTCGAATTCACCTATTTTTGAGAGAACCATTGTTTGTCAACATACACCAGAAGAAACAGAAAGAGAGCTTAATTTGCTAGTCGACCATGGTGTGTTGGTTAAGGATGTAAAAATAGAGCATTCCGTGTACGGTGATTTAACAGCATCGGTAATGGTTTCTAATCGACAAGAGGTAAAACAATTTTTAACTAACATGAAGAATTCAAATGCTTCGTTACTCTCTGAATTAACAAATGGAATTCACCTTCATACGATTTCCGCCTCCAATACTCAAGCATTGGACAAAGCAGAAGCCGCCTTAAAAGCAGAAGGTTATTTGGTAGAATATTAA
- the pheA gene encoding prephenate dehydratase: MKVGFLGPKATFTELAVMKVFPGIETEPYRTIPECMDAVVDEKVELAVVPVENALEGSVNITLDYLTHVVQLPIVGEITIPIKQHLMVHPDNAGNWQEISKVYSHSHAIAQCHKFLHTKFKDIPSESVSSTAAAAKMVMDQPELNAAAIANELAAKEYGLAIVQRNIHDFDYNHTRFVVLTNQNLDFQEISGSTHYKTTLMVTLPADLAGALHQVLSAFAWRKINLSKIESRPMKTGIGNYFFIIDLEMKLDEVLIPGAMQELEALGCSVKMLGSYPSVMIELN, from the coding sequence ATGAAGGTGGGTTTTTTAGGACCAAAAGCGACTTTCACAGAATTAGCTGTGATGAAGGTTTTTCCTGGAATTGAAACTGAACCGTATCGGACAATTCCTGAATGTATGGATGCTGTTGTCGATGAAAAAGTGGAATTGGCGGTTGTTCCCGTTGAGAATGCTCTTGAGGGATCAGTCAATATTACCCTTGATTATTTAACACATGTTGTTCAGCTGCCGATTGTTGGTGAAATTACAATCCCTATCAAACAACATCTAATGGTTCACCCTGACAATGCAGGCAACTGGCAGGAAATAAGCAAGGTCTACAGCCATTCCCATGCCATTGCCCAGTGTCATAAATTTTTACATACTAAGTTTAAAGATATTCCCTCTGAGAGTGTGAGTTCAACGGCTGCGGCTGCGAAAATGGTCATGGATCAGCCAGAACTTAATGCTGCAGCGATAGCGAATGAACTAGCCGCTAAGGAATACGGCCTCGCGATTGTTCAGCGGAATATTCATGATTTTGATTATAATCACACGCGCTTTGTCGTGTTGACAAATCAAAATTTGGATTTCCAGGAAATCAGCGGTTCAACACATTATAAAACCACGCTGATGGTTACTCTGCCAGCAGACTTGGCTGGAGCACTCCATCAGGTGTTATCAGCATTTGCTTGGCGAAAAATAAACCTCTCAAAAATTGAGTCCAGACCAATGAAAACAGGAATCGGCAATTATTTTTTCATAATCGACTTAGAAATGAAGCTTGATGAGGTTCTAATACCAGGAGCAATGCAAGAGCTCGAAGCACTCGGCTGCAGTGTCAAAATGCTTGGCAGCTATCCATCTGTTATGATTGAACTAAACTAA
- a CDS encoding ACT domain-containing protein → MKNENLDKKFYLVREDVLPEAMKKTLDVKEMLERGKAESIWDAVQQVDLSRSAYYKYKDTVFPFSTIQKENIISLFFYLEDRSGTLSKLLGVVAASGCNVLTIHQTIPLQGRANMTLSLNTSGIITGIDELLFELRKLEFVEKVEVLGSGA, encoded by the coding sequence ATGAAAAATGAGAATTTAGATAAAAAATTTTATTTAGTACGTGAGGATGTATTGCCTGAAGCAATGAAAAAAACCCTCGATGTCAAGGAAATGCTTGAAAGAGGCAAAGCAGAATCGATTTGGGATGCCGTGCAGCAGGTTGATTTAAGCAGAAGTGCCTATTATAAATACAAGGATACTGTCTTTCCTTTCTCAACTATTCAAAAAGAGAATATCATTTCTCTCTTTTTCTATCTTGAGGATCGTTCAGGTACGCTTTCAAAATTGCTTGGTGTTGTTGCTGCCTCGGGATGCAATGTATTAACCATTCACCAAACCATTCCCTTGCAAGGAAGAGCAAATATGACCCTTTCGTTGAATACTTCTGGTATTATAACGGGAATAGACGAATTGCTTTTTGAATTAAGGAAGCTTGAATTTGTCGAAAAAGTAGAAGTACTTGGGTCAGGGGCATAG
- the obgE gene encoding GTPase ObgE, translating to MFVDQTKIYVKGGDGGNGIVAYRREKYVPLGGPAGGDGGKGANVIFEVNEGLRTLMDFRYQKHWKAPRGEHGMSKNQHGKNAKDMIVKVPPGTVVIDAETKEVIADLVENGQRAIIAKGGRGGRGNSRFATPQNPAPELAENGEPGQERDVLLELKLLADVGLVGFPSVGKSTLLSVVSSAKPKIAEYHFTTIVPNLGMVETEDNRSFVMADLPGLIEGAHQGVGLGHQFLRHIERTRVIVHVIDMAATEGRDPYEDYLTINKELEEYNLRLTERPQVIVANKMDIPEAEENLQKFKEQLKEDYPIYPISAVTRKGLRELLFAVADKIEQTPEFPLEHAEEEAGENRVLYKHESEPQDFFITRDPDGAFVLSGDKIEKLFKMTNFSTDESVRRFARQLRGMGVDGALREKGAKDGDLVRLLEFEFEFIE from the coding sequence ATGTTTGTCGATCAAACGAAGATTTATGTAAAAGGCGGAGATGGCGGTAATGGAATTGTTGCGTATCGCCGTGAAAAATATGTGCCATTAGGCGGCCCTGCCGGCGGTGATGGCGGTAAAGGTGCCAATGTTATATTTGAAGTGAACGAAGGTCTAAGGACCTTAATGGACTTCCGATATCAAAAGCACTGGAAAGCCCCGCGCGGTGAACATGGAATGTCGAAAAATCAGCATGGTAAAAATGCTAAGGACATGATTGTTAAGGTCCCGCCTGGTACAGTTGTTATTGATGCTGAAACAAAAGAAGTGATTGCTGACCTCGTTGAAAACGGTCAGCGCGCAATTATTGCCAAAGGTGGACGAGGTGGACGAGGGAATTCTCGCTTTGCAACCCCGCAAAATCCTGCCCCTGAGCTTGCGGAAAATGGCGAGCCAGGTCAAGAACGCGATGTGCTGCTAGAATTAAAGCTGCTTGCAGACGTGGGCTTAGTAGGTTTTCCTAGCGTTGGTAAATCTACCTTGTTATCAGTTGTTTCATCAGCAAAGCCGAAAATTGCTGAGTACCATTTTACAACGATTGTACCGAATTTGGGCATGGTTGAAACAGAAGATAACCGAAGCTTTGTCATGGCCGATCTTCCGGGCTTGATTGAAGGCGCTCACCAGGGTGTTGGATTAGGCCATCAATTCTTACGTCATATTGAACGGACTCGCGTAATTGTTCATGTCATCGATATGGCAGCAACAGAGGGCCGTGACCCATACGAGGATTACCTGACCATCAATAAAGAATTAGAAGAATATAATCTGCGCCTAACGGAACGTCCACAAGTGATTGTTGCTAATAAAATGGACATACCTGAAGCCGAAGAAAATCTGCAAAAATTTAAAGAGCAGTTGAAAGAGGATTATCCTATCTATCCAATTTCTGCTGTGACTAGAAAAGGCTTGCGCGAGCTCTTATTTGCGGTTGCAGATAAAATTGAGCAAACACCTGAATTTCCTCTTGAGCATGCAGAAGAGGAAGCTGGAGAAAATCGTGTCCTTTACAAGCATGAATCAGAACCTCAAGACTTCTTTATTACAAGAGATCCAGATGGGGCATTTGTTCTCTCAGGTGATAAAATAGAAAAATTATTTAAGATGACAAACTTTTCAACAGACGAATCCGTTCGCCGTTTCGCAAGACAGCTTCGCGGTATGGGAGTTGACGGAGCCTTAAGGGAAAAAGGTGCAAAAGACGGGGACCTCGTTCGATTATTAGAATTTGAATTTGAGTTTATTGAGTAG
- a CDS encoding sporulation initiation phosphotransferase B has translation MEKDWDIVKVLRHSRHDWLNKLQLIKGNLDLNRIDRAKACIDEIVIVAQNESKLSNFHLPMFASLLLRSNWERHYFELEYEVLNDPKPVEINDLSLTTWIQSFFACLDQAIEAFQENHLSITIDPQIEGVRFFFDFSGIINKNELIEQFLATSDIDVDIKEFSESELALEAFVPAL, from the coding sequence ATGGAGAAAGATTGGGATATTGTTAAGGTGCTTCGGCACTCACGACATGATTGGCTTAATAAGCTGCAATTGATTAAAGGAAACTTGGATTTAAATAGGATTGACCGGGCAAAAGCATGCATTGATGAAATTGTGATTGTTGCACAGAACGAATCAAAGCTCTCGAATTTTCATTTGCCAATGTTTGCCTCACTATTGTTGCGGTCAAATTGGGAAAGACACTACTTCGAGCTTGAATACGAAGTGCTTAACGATCCTAAACCAGTGGAAATTAATGATTTATCATTGACAACATGGATTCAATCCTTTTTTGCTTGCTTGGATCAGGCAATTGAGGCATTTCAAGAAAATCATTTATCGATTACAATTGATCCGCAAATAGAAGGAGTCCGTTTCTTTTTTGATTTTAGCGGAATAATAAATAAAAACGAACTGATTGAACAATTCCTGGCTACATCTGACATAGATGTGGATATCAAGGAATTCTCTGAAAGCGAACTCGCATTAGAAGCTTTTGTGCCAGCACTGTAA
- the rpmA gene encoding 50S ribosomal protein L27 produces the protein MLLKLDLQLFASKKGVGSTRNGRDSISKRLGAKRADGQFVSGGSILYRQRGTKIYPGENVGRGGDDTLFAKIDGVVKFERLGRDRKQVSVYPVAQEA, from the coding sequence ATGTTATTAAAATTAGATCTTCAGTTGTTCGCATCTAAAAAAGGTGTAGGTTCTACAAGAAACGGACGTGACTCTATCTCTAAGCGTCTTGGCGCTAAGCGTGCAGACGGTCAATTCGTATCTGGTGGCTCTATCCTTTACCGTCAACGCGGTACAAAGATTTACCCAGGTGAAAACGTTGGACGCGGAGGAGACGACACTCTTTTTGCAAAAATCGACGGTGTGGTTAAATTCGAACGTTTGGGTCGTGACCGCAAACAAGTGAGCGTTTATCCAGTAGCACAAGAAGCTTAA